From the genome of Geothrix sp. 21YS21S-4, one region includes:
- a CDS encoding MFS transporter — protein MSTSRRAGILSSFPPVFWLANVMELFERGAYYGLNSVLAVYLTNQVAAGGLGFTEQSVGFLQSLIYAITYVVPIAGGALADRYGYRRMLLFAFSILTVGYFVAGNVTGYGAVFTALLVMATGAGLFKPIISGTLARTTTEENSGFGFGIYYWMINIGAFLAPLAVSILKGFSWRYVFIASAAYCAAMLLPTVFLFKDPPRPANTKSLGEVARGAALVLGDARFMLMIVVYSGFWILYFQNFGSILWYLRDFVDVTPVNAAFASIGIPLKFDAEHVTVVNGGTIILLQVLVSRIVRKARPLPTMVAGIVIGTIGFLCLAASTHVWVFILGISVFSIGEMTAHPKYYSYVGLVAPADKKAVYMGYAFLYGVIGSLIGSSLGGMLYGSMLKPMIGQPGAAAAARTFWLIFVALNVVAAVGLVVYDRLFAEDTPRTNAQARKVMLGIYVLLLAGGVLFVRSALFGGAEVSYKTLVQAAIMLALGASGTVVSLRKAG, from the coding sequence ATGTCCACTTCGCGTCGCGCCGGGATTCTCTCCTCGTTTCCGCCGGTCTTCTGGCTGGCGAACGTCATGGAACTCTTCGAGCGGGGCGCCTACTACGGGCTTAATTCGGTGCTCGCGGTCTACCTCACCAACCAGGTGGCGGCGGGCGGCCTGGGCTTCACCGAGCAGTCCGTGGGCTTCCTCCAGAGCCTGATCTACGCCATCACCTACGTGGTGCCCATCGCCGGCGGGGCCCTGGCGGACCGCTACGGCTACCGGCGGATGCTGCTGTTCGCGTTCTCGATCCTGACCGTGGGCTATTTCGTGGCGGGGAACGTCACGGGCTACGGGGCGGTGTTCACCGCGCTGCTGGTGATGGCCACGGGCGCGGGCCTGTTCAAGCCCATCATCTCCGGCACCCTGGCCCGCACCACCACGGAGGAGAACTCGGGATTCGGGTTCGGGATCTACTACTGGATGATCAACATCGGGGCCTTCCTCGCCCCGCTGGCGGTGAGCATCCTCAAGGGCTTCTCCTGGCGCTATGTGTTCATCGCGTCCGCCGCCTACTGCGCGGCGATGCTGCTGCCCACGGTGTTCCTGTTCAAGGATCCGCCGCGGCCCGCCAACACCAAGAGCCTCGGCGAGGTCGCCCGCGGCGCGGCGCTGGTCCTGGGCGACGCCCGGTTCATGCTGATGATCGTGGTCTACTCCGGCTTCTGGATCCTGTACTTCCAGAATTTCGGATCCATCCTGTGGTACCTCCGCGATTTCGTGGATGTGACGCCGGTGAATGCCGCCTTCGCCTCGATCGGGATTCCCCTCAAGTTCGACGCCGAGCACGTCACGGTGGTCAACGGAGGGACCATCATCTTGCTCCAGGTGCTCGTCAGCCGCATCGTGCGGAAAGCGCGTCCCCTGCCGACCATGGTGGCGGGGATCGTCATCGGCACCATCGGGTTCCTGTGCCTGGCGGCCTCCACCCACGTGTGGGTGTTCATCCTGGGCATCTCGGTGTTCTCCATCGGGGAGATGACCGCCCACCCCAAGTACTACAGCTACGTCGGGCTGGTGGCCCCCGCGGACAAGAAGGCCGTCTACATGGGCTACGCCTTCCTGTACGGCGTGATCGGGAGCCTGATTGGCTCCAGCCTGGGCGGGATGCTGTACGGCTCCATGCTGAAGCCCATGATCGGCCAGCCGGGAGCGGCCGCGGCGGCGCGGACCTTCTGGCTGATCTTCGTGGCGCTCAACGTGGTGGCTGCCGTGGGGCTGGTGGTCTACGACCGCCTGTTCGCCGAGGACACGCCCCGCACCAACGCCCAGGCCCGGAAGGTGATGCTGGGGATCTACGTCCTCCTGCTGGCGGGGGGCGTCCTGTTCGTCCGGTCGGCGCTGTTCGGAGGCGCGGAGGTCTCGTACAAGACCCTCGTCCAGGCCGCGATCATGCTGGCCCTGGGCGCCAGCGGCACCGTGGTGAGCCTGCGGAAGGCGGGCTAG
- a CDS encoding cation:proton antiporter, whose protein sequence is MIAATTPPGILVDLATVLGVAALTTVACQRFRLPVVVGYLLAGLIIGPHLPVPLVADQANVHTLSELGVIFLMFSLGLEFSLKKLLRAGPPAALVAIIQAGFMTWAGYLVGRLVGWGAIESIFAGAALAISSTMIIARAFENLRIKGPLAELVLSTLIVEDLLAILMLTLLTAIGSGSGLSLPALVITVGKLLGFLVGVMAVGLWVLARFIRWVADSGSSETLLVTVVGLCFGFSLLAAKAGYSVALGAFLAGMIVAESGRERKVEHLVLPLRDMFVAVFFVSIGMLIDPGQLPPNWKALLAFGALVLIGKFASASLGALIGGNSLRISLRTGASLAQIGEFSFIIASLGQSLGVIGPALFPVLVATCAWTTLTTPLLIQHSESLADRIEQRLPRSFRHFLMHHRAATGHLRAIPFRKAAWRHLHRPFRYLLLDSLLVAVSVALGALVHRQLTPLLERRGISPAMAEYLVWLAVGGIALRFLFGMVKQIRRIARSIAATATQASGDTAEGVEDAIRFVIELGLGAMVALPMVAILQPLLPTSLVPALALAIMLAVGFRLWQRMGAIQRTWLEGTEGLVQRRRAGDSSKDPR, encoded by the coding sequence ATGATCGCAGCCACGACTCCTCCCGGCATTCTCGTCGACCTGGCCACCGTCCTCGGCGTGGCCGCGCTCACCACGGTCGCCTGCCAGCGCTTCCGGCTGCCCGTGGTGGTGGGCTATCTCCTGGCGGGGCTGATCATCGGCCCCCACCTTCCGGTCCCCTTGGTGGCCGACCAGGCGAACGTCCACACCCTGTCGGAACTGGGAGTCATCTTCCTGATGTTCTCCCTGGGGCTGGAGTTCAGCCTGAAGAAGCTGCTGAGGGCCGGCCCCCCCGCCGCCCTGGTGGCCATCATCCAGGCCGGATTCATGACCTGGGCGGGCTATCTGGTGGGCCGCCTCGTGGGATGGGGCGCCATCGAGAGCATCTTCGCCGGGGCGGCCCTCGCCATCAGCTCGACCATGATCATCGCCCGGGCCTTCGAGAACCTGCGGATCAAGGGGCCGCTCGCGGAACTGGTCCTGTCCACCCTGATCGTGGAGGATCTCCTCGCCATCCTGATGCTCACCCTCCTCACCGCCATCGGGAGCGGATCGGGGCTCAGCCTCCCGGCCCTGGTGATCACCGTCGGGAAACTCCTCGGGTTCCTGGTGGGCGTCATGGCCGTGGGCCTGTGGGTGCTGGCGCGGTTCATCCGCTGGGTGGCCGATTCGGGCAGCAGCGAGACCCTCCTCGTCACGGTGGTGGGCCTGTGCTTCGGGTTCTCGCTCCTGGCGGCCAAGGCCGGCTATTCCGTGGCTCTGGGCGCCTTTCTCGCCGGGATGATCGTGGCGGAATCGGGCCGCGAGCGGAAGGTGGAGCACCTCGTCCTGCCCCTGCGGGACATGTTCGTGGCGGTGTTCTTCGTATCCATCGGGATGCTGATCGATCCGGGGCAGCTTCCCCCCAACTGGAAGGCCCTGCTGGCTTTCGGCGCCCTGGTCCTGATCGGGAAATTCGCCTCGGCCTCCCTGGGCGCCCTGATCGGCGGCAACAGCCTGCGGATTTCTCTGCGGACCGGCGCGAGCCTGGCGCAGATCGGGGAGTTCAGCTTCATCATCGCCTCCCTGGGACAGAGCCTCGGCGTCATCGGGCCGGCGCTGTTCCCCGTCCTGGTGGCCACCTGCGCCTGGACCACCCTCACCACGCCGCTCCTGATCCAGCATTCGGAGAGCCTCGCCGACCGGATCGAGCAGCGCCTGCCCCGGTCGTTCCGCCACTTCCTGATGCACCACCGGGCCGCCACAGGGCACCTGCGGGCGATTCCCTTCCGGAAGGCGGCCTGGCGCCACCTGCACCGCCCCTTCCGCTACCTGCTGCTGGACAGCCTGCTCGTCGCCGTCTCCGTGGCCCTGGGCGCGCTGGTCCACCGCCAGTTGACGCCCCTCCTCGAACGCCGCGGCATCTCCCCCGCCATGGCGGAGTACCTCGTCTGGCTGGCCGTCGGCGGGATCGCCCTGCGCTTCCTGTTCGGGATGGTGAAGCAGATCCGGCGCATCGCGCGGTCCATCGCGGCCACCGCCACCCAGGCCTCGGGCGATACGGCAGAGGGCGTGGAGGACGCCATCCGCTTCGTGATCGAGCTGGGGCTGGGGGCCATGGTCGCCCTCCCGATGGTGGCGATCCTCCAGCCGCTCCTTCCCACCAGCCTGGTGCCCGCGCTGGCGTTGGCCATCATGCTGGCCGTGGGTTTCCGGCTGTGGCAGCGGATGGGCGCCATCCAGCGGACCTGGCTCGAAGGCACCGAAGGCCTGGTCCAGCGGCGCCGCGCGGGCGACAGTTCCAAGGATCCGCGCTGA
- a CDS encoding S9 family peptidase produces the protein MRCRLAAFLCAALLPLGAQTASPDAALKQVEGLRWELDSLRKAADDQLWFQRLSDVAVVDKVTYTGPPNPKGEETYGIKNERHPLKIQQYVFLPRKAEKGRKLPLIVLPHGGVHADFTTYHAHIVREMVARGYAVIAPDYRGSTGYGRGFYEAIDYGGLEIGDVVAGRDWAVEHLPVDPARCAIVGWSHGGLIALMAVFDHPGKFAACYAGVPVSDLITRLGYLGSDYVAEFSATYHLGKEPKDAVDEYRRRSPVWNVHKLRTPLLVHTTTNDRDVNVVEVEQLITALKAAGKPFEHRIYQDAPGGHSFNRIDTTLAQESRKEIYAFLEKHLK, from the coding sequence GTGCGCTGTCGCCTTGCCGCCTTTCTTTGCGCCGCCCTGCTTCCCCTCGGCGCCCAGACCGCCTCCCCCGACGCCGCCCTCAAGCAGGTGGAGGGCCTGCGGTGGGAGTTGGACAGCCTGCGGAAGGCCGCGGACGACCAGCTGTGGTTCCAGCGCCTGTCGGACGTGGCGGTGGTGGACAAGGTCACCTACACCGGCCCGCCCAATCCCAAAGGCGAGGAGACCTACGGGATCAAGAACGAGCGGCACCCTCTGAAGATCCAGCAGTACGTCTTCCTTCCGCGGAAGGCCGAAAAGGGCCGGAAGCTGCCGCTGATCGTCCTTCCCCACGGCGGCGTCCACGCCGACTTCACCACCTACCACGCCCACATCGTCCGGGAGATGGTGGCGCGCGGCTACGCCGTGATCGCCCCGGACTACCGCGGCTCCACCGGCTACGGCCGCGGCTTCTACGAGGCCATCGACTACGGCGGCCTGGAGATCGGCGACGTGGTGGCGGGCCGGGACTGGGCGGTGGAGCACCTGCCCGTCGATCCCGCCCGCTGCGCCATCGTGGGCTGGAGCCACGGGGGCCTCATCGCCTTGATGGCCGTCTTCGACCACCCCGGGAAATTCGCCGCCTGCTACGCCGGCGTTCCCGTCTCCGACCTGATCACGCGCCTCGGCTACCTGGGATCGGACTACGTGGCCGAATTCTCCGCCACGTACCACCTGGGCAAGGAGCCCAAGGACGCCGTGGACGAGTACCGCCGCCGCAGCCCCGTGTGGAACGTCCACAAGCTGCGCACCCCGCTTCTGGTCCACACCACCACCAACGACCGCGACGTGAACGTGGTCGAAGTCGAACAGCTCATCACCGCCCTCAAAGCCGCCGGCAAGCCCTTCGAGCACCGGATCTACCAGGACGCCCCCGGCGGCCACAGCTTCAACCGAATCGACACCACCCTGGCCCAGGAATCGAGGAAGGAGATCTACGCCTTCCTGGAAAAGCACCTGAAGTAA
- a CDS encoding polysaccharide deacetylase family protein, with the protein MKAISLRVDVDTLEGSITGIPTLLRLLDKHRMKAGFYFSFGPDNSGKALRRIFRKGFLAKMRRTNAAKLYGFKTMMYGVLLPAPTIWKRAAAEMRAAKMAGHEVGIHAWDHVQYHDLLDRKSRQWLSDWFAQAHDAFGTVFGEKPLGAVSPAWRCNDATLELQESYGLAYAGDCRGFAPFYPVVKGRTLSTLQIPTTLPTLDELLGLDGRAPDQVNREVWDLVREDALNVYALHTEVEGGALFETFDAFLGGLNDRGIAVRTHEEWLPELKAANPPAKAVTRREIPGRAGWVSWEG; encoded by the coding sequence ATGAAAGCCATCTCCCTGCGCGTGGACGTCGATACCCTCGAAGGCTCCATCACCGGCATCCCCACCCTCCTGCGCCTCCTGGACAAGCACCGGATGAAGGCCGGGTTCTACTTCAGCTTCGGTCCCGACAACAGCGGGAAGGCCCTGCGCCGGATCTTCCGGAAGGGCTTTCTCGCCAAGATGCGCCGCACCAACGCGGCGAAGCTCTACGGCTTCAAGACGATGATGTACGGCGTGCTCCTGCCCGCCCCCACCATCTGGAAGCGCGCCGCCGCCGAGATGCGCGCCGCGAAGATGGCCGGGCACGAGGTGGGCATCCACGCCTGGGACCACGTCCAGTACCACGACCTGCTGGACCGGAAATCGCGCCAGTGGCTGTCCGACTGGTTCGCCCAGGCCCACGACGCCTTCGGGACGGTGTTCGGCGAGAAGCCCCTGGGTGCCGTCAGCCCGGCGTGGCGCTGCAACGACGCCACCCTGGAACTCCAGGAGAGCTACGGCCTGGCCTACGCCGGGGACTGCCGCGGCTTCGCGCCCTTCTATCCCGTCGTGAAGGGCCGGACGCTCTCCACCCTCCAAATCCCCACCACCCTGCCCACTCTGGACGAACTGCTGGGCCTGGACGGGCGCGCCCCGGACCAGGTGAACCGCGAGGTCTGGGACCTGGTGCGGGAGGACGCCCTGAACGTCTACGCCCTGCACACCGAGGTGGAAGGCGGCGCCCTGTTCGAGACCTTCGACGCCTTCCTGGGCGGCCTCAACGACCGGGGCATCGCCGTCCGCACCCATGAGGAGTGGCTCCCCGAATTGAAAGCCGCGAACCCGCCCGCCAAGGCGGTCACCCGCCGGGAGATCCCGGGCCGGGCCGGCTGGGTGAGCTGGGAAGGCTGA
- a CDS encoding PilZ domain-containing protein — protein MGHASLLSAPDLEQALAQAHLAGAAASLRLLGATPRLQGDLRVHAFRPGAFLELAGLRARDLPPSEGTPVTLTVLLDEEVLTLESRVLPGAGDDSGLLLRLAWPREAARLHQRREVRVAAPEQSPLRIRVNLGGRRLEAMLVNLTETGVGLGLEEPADVDLYAPVEIDAQLPDGAVLRCPGEVRHITYLEGQPYPARLGVVLQPRPDTDLDPIHRFIQARRTDLSQRFRQS, from the coding sequence ATGGGTCACGCATCCCTTCTGTCCGCTCCCGACCTGGAACAGGCGCTCGCCCAGGCCCACCTGGCCGGGGCCGCGGCGAGCCTGCGGCTGCTGGGCGCCACGCCGCGCCTGCAGGGCGACCTGCGGGTCCACGCCTTCCGCCCGGGCGCCTTCCTGGAACTGGCCGGGCTCCGCGCCCGGGACCTGCCGCCCTCCGAGGGCACGCCCGTGACGCTCACCGTCCTGCTGGACGAGGAAGTCCTGACCCTGGAATCCCGCGTGCTTCCCGGCGCGGGCGACGACAGCGGCCTCCTCCTTCGGCTGGCGTGGCCCCGGGAAGCCGCCCGCCTTCACCAGCGGCGGGAAGTCCGGGTCGCCGCCCCCGAGCAGTCCCCCCTTCGGATCCGCGTGAATCTGGGCGGACGGCGGCTGGAGGCGATGCTGGTGAACCTCACGGAAACCGGCGTGGGCCTCGGGCTCGAGGAGCCGGCCGACGTGGACCTCTACGCCCCGGTGGAGATCGATGCCCAGCTTCCCGACGGCGCCGTCCTCCGCTGTCCGGGCGAGGTGCGGCACATCACCTATCTGGAAGGCCAGCCCTACCCCGCCAGGCTGGGCGTCGTCCTCCAGCCCCGGCCCGACACGGACCTGGATCCCATCCACCGCTTCATCCAGGCGCGCCGCACCGACCTCTCCCAGCGCTTCCGGCAGTCCTAG